The genomic DNA TCAAAGTAAATTAAATATTGTAAGAATAGTCATTAAGAAAATGATCTTCTATCAAAGTAGGAGGTCATTTTTTCTATCATAAGACAATACTATAATAGATTACTTCTATATTAAGTGATTGAATATAAAAGATATAGGTTGACTATCTTGTAAAAACTTATTATATTAATCATAGGAATTATTTGATAGAACATAAATAAAGTAAATTTTTGACTAAGTAAGGTGAGGACAAGAAAATGAAACAAATATTATTATTGGAAGACGATGAGAGTCTTAATAGAGGAATTAGTTTTAAACTTAACAAAGAAGGATATGAAGTATTATCATGTTATGGCATCAGTGAAGGGAAGAAACTGTTTTATAATAATAACATTGATCTGGTGATATGTGATATCGGACTGGAAGACGGGAGCGGCTTGGATTTCTGTAGGGACATTCGTAAGTCGAGTAATGTAAGATTGGTTTTTCTGACAGCCCTAGACGAAGAGATAGATATTGTCATGGGATATGAGGCAGGTGCTGATGATTACATAACCAAGCCATTCAGCTTAGCTGTACTTATTTCTAAAGTGAATGCTATTTTCAAAAGGTTAGAAGGAGATGTCTCAGAAAAATTAGAATCAGGAAATATATGTTTCATCAAAAATGAGATGAAAGTGATTATAGATGGAAATGAAAAAATATTAAGCAAGAATGAATTGAAATTGTTAAGTATATTGATGGAACATCCAAAACAGATTTTATCTAAGAAACAGTTGTTGGAATGTCTATGGGATATTGATGGAGATTATGTTGACGAGAATACTGTAGCAGTCAATATAAGAAGATTAAGAGAAAAAATAGAAACTGTTCCTTCAAAACCTAAATGTATTAAAAACGTTAGAGGTATCGGTTACTTATGGGATATGGAGTGTAGAAAAAATGATAGATAACAGTATAAATAAAAGACACCTGTATTTGATAACAGCAATAACTTTCATGGTTTTCATAATAGGGGTCATATTGATTAATAGTAAATTGTTTGGTGAAGTAGAAAGCATTAAAGATAAGCAGATAAAGTCTTATTATCAAATGGCTGGGTCAGATAATGAGAATATATATTATACTATAGCTGATATCCTAAAAGGGAATATAGATAAAGAGGCAATCAATAAAGGTGAGGAATTCCTCAATAATCAAGGATTCACATATTCCTATATCCACAATTATGTAAAATTGGGAGATAGATTGAAAAACAAGATTATAACATATAATATTATTCTAATCCTATTATTTGCTGTAGCAGTAACTATAATAATTATTTATATGAAAAACAGTCATAAGAAGGAATTAACAAGTATCTTACATATATTAGAAAAATTCAATAAAGGAGAATATGATTATACTACAACAATAAGTAATGAATCTATTAATAGCAAAATCAATTATAGGTTGGCATCTCTAGGAGAAATGATAACTATAAAAAATACAAGGTTACAACAAGAAAAAGAAGAGACAAAAGCTCTTGTAACGGATATATCCCATCAGT from Vallitalea longa includes the following:
- a CDS encoding response regulator transcription factor; protein product: MKQILLLEDDESLNRGISFKLNKEGYEVLSCYGISEGKKLFYNNNIDLVICDIGLEDGSGLDFCRDIRKSSNVRLVFLTALDEEIDIVMGYEAGADDYITKPFSLAVLISKVNAIFKRLEGDVSEKLESGNICFIKNEMKVIIDGNEKILSKNELKLLSILMEHPKQILSKKQLLECLWDIDGDYVDENTVAVNIRRLREKIETVPSKPKCIKNVRGIGYLWDMECRKNDR